From Polaribacter butkevichii, a single genomic window includes:
- a CDS encoding NifB/NifX family molybdenum-iron cluster-binding protein: protein MKKIAIPINQDNKVEDHFGRCKFYEIYTFSDANEIEDLKLLESDGKCGCKSNIISVLLEEGVTFMLAGNIGDSAMSKLVVAGIGVIRGCSGNSADVILEFVDGNITDNGISCAKHSRKHKKGHAHACSH from the coding sequence ATGAAAAAAATAGCCATACCCATCAATCAAGACAATAAAGTAGAAGATCATTTTGGACGTTGTAAGTTTTATGAAATTTATACCTTTTCTGATGCTAATGAAATTGAAGATTTAAAACTGTTAGAGTCCGACGGTAAATGTGGGTGTAAATCTAATATTATTAGTGTTTTGTTAGAGGAAGGTGTTACATTTATGTTGGCAGGTAATATTGGCGATAGTGCCATGAGTAAATTAGTTGTTGCTGGTATTGGTGTTATAAGAGGTTGCTCTGGTAATTCTGCAGACGTTATTTTAGAATTTGTTGATGGTAATATTACCGATAATGGTATTAGTTGTGCAAAACATAGTCGCAAGCACAAAAAAGGGCATGCACACGCCTGTAGTCACTAA
- a CDS encoding RluA family pseudouridine synthase, translated as MNYFQNFKADISKIELPAKFTFPFYYQPHPLAKIATKELQEYLENQTDFIHNFGLTEVENELPIGKMFGVLVVKNQQNEIGYLAAFSGKLADKSLPKKFVPPVFNMRTEGSFYIKGEQEIDLINEQLSILKKDKSYLKLKKTVQKLSKKIENDLMLERKKMKLQKKDRKNRKTIGASTLNEADFTILNQKLIQESFNNQFYYKELVEYYEDKIAKKITELALFEDKIASLKKERKEKSNYLQQTLFSKYAFLNNKKELRNLLDIFNNPNIKPPAGSGECSAPKLLQHAFLNNLTPVCMAEFWWGISPNTAIRKHKNFYPACQGRCKPILTHMLQGIKMDDNLLLENLAEKQTLEIIYEDDVLLVVNKPTEFLSVPGKDISDSVYTRIKEKYPNATGPLIVHRLDMSTSGILLLTKTKEANKTLQSQFINRTVKKRYVALLDGNLTEESGKIQLPLRVDLDDRPKQLVDFEFGKNAETDWKIIKRENGKTRVHFYPITGRTHQLRVHAAHKNGLNTPIIGDDLYGKKENRLHLHAEFIEFSHPTTYKKMRFTVAPDF; from the coding sequence TTGAATTATTTCCAAAATTTTAAAGCAGATATTTCTAAAATAGAACTTCCAGCAAAATTTACATTCCCATTTTATTACCAACCTCATCCTCTGGCTAAAATTGCCACCAAAGAGCTGCAGGAATATTTAGAAAATCAAACTGATTTTATACATAATTTTGGACTTACAGAAGTAGAAAACGAATTGCCAATTGGTAAAATGTTTGGCGTTTTAGTAGTTAAAAATCAACAAAACGAAATTGGCTATTTAGCCGCTTTTTCTGGTAAATTAGCAGATAAAAGTTTGCCTAAAAAATTTGTGCCTCCCGTTTTTAATATGAGAACAGAGGGGAGTTTCTACATAAAAGGAGAACAAGAAATAGATTTAATAAACGAACAATTATCTATTTTAAAGAAAGATAAAAGTTATTTAAAACTAAAAAAAACTGTTCAAAAACTATCCAAAAAAATAGAAAACGATTTAATGCTGGAGAGAAAAAAAATGAAGCTTCAGAAAAAAGATAGAAAAAACAGAAAAACAATAGGAGCATCAACTTTAAATGAAGCTGATTTTACTATACTTAACCAAAAATTAATTCAAGAGAGTTTTAACAACCAGTTCTATTACAAAGAACTTGTAGAATACTACGAAGATAAAATTGCTAAAAAAATAACAGAATTGGCTCTTTTTGAAGATAAAATTGCCTCTTTAAAAAAAGAAAGAAAAGAAAAATCTAACTACTTACAACAAACGCTTTTTAGTAAATATGCTTTTTTAAACAATAAAAAGGAACTAAGAAATTTGTTAGATATTTTTAATAACCCAAACATAAAACCACCCGCAGGTTCTGGTGAATGTTCTGCACCCAAATTATTACAACACGCTTTTTTAAACAATTTAACACCTGTTTGCATGGCTGAATTTTGGTGGGGAATTTCGCCTAACACAGCAATTAGAAAGCACAAAAATTTTTATCCTGCCTGCCAAGGCAGATGCAAACCCATTTTAACACACATGCTACAAGGCATAAAAATGGACGATAATTTATTATTAGAAAACTTAGCAGAAAAACAAACTTTAGAAATCATTTATGAAGATGATGTTTTACTGGTTGTAAACAAACCAACCGAGTTTTTATCTGTACCTGGTAAAGATATTTCAGACTCTGTGTATACTAGAATTAAAGAAAAATATCCGAATGCCACAGGGCCATTAATTGTACATAGATTAGACATGTCTACTTCTGGAATTCTATTGCTAACTAAAACCAAAGAAGCTAATAAAACACTACAGAGTCAATTTATAAACAGAACTGTAAAAAAACGATATGTTGCTTTATTAGATGGAAACTTAACTGAAGAGAGTGGAAAAATACAACTTCCTTTACGGGTAGATTTAGATGACAGACCCAAACAGTTAGTAGATTTTGAGTTTGGAAAAAATGCTGAAACCGATTGGAAAATCATCAAAAGAGAAAATGGAAAGACAAGAGTTCATTTTTACCCTATTACAGGACGAACACATCAATTAAGAGTACATGCTGCCCATAAAAATGGATTAAACACACCAATTATTGGTGATGATTTATACGGAAAGAAAGAAAATAGATTGCATTTACATGCAGAATTCATTGAATTTTCGCACCCTACAACTTACAAAAAAATGCGTTTTACGGTTGCTCCTGACTTTTAG
- a CDS encoding DUF5320 domain-containing protein codes for MPNFNRKGPEGLGPKTGMKLGKCRKTKSDLDASPENRPFRKGRRKKGVSRNIVKINESL; via the coding sequence ATGCCAAATTTTAATAGAAAAGGTCCTGAAGGGTTGGGGCCAAAAACAGGAATGAAATTAGGGAAATGTCGCAAGACAAAATCAGATTTGGATGCAAGTCCAGAAAACAGACCTTTTAGAAAAGGAAGACGCAAAAAAGGTGTCTCTAGAAATATTGTAAAAATTAATGAATCATTATGA
- a CDS encoding L-threonylcarbamoyladenylate synthase → MSIISKDIQKAVQLLTNEELVAIPTETVYGLAGNIFSEKAIKSIFSTKKRPFFNPLIVHIPSVASLEGIVTHVPEKAKLLAAAFWPGSMTLVLKKHKNIPDIITAGKDTVAVRVPNHPVTLELLKQLPFPLAAPSANPFGSISPTKPEHVERYFKNDIQQVLDGGACTNGIESTIIGFIDDEPIIYRLGALALEDIEAVVGKISIKNKDDVSPDAPGMLARHYAPTTRTFLVDDVASEVKNHLGKKIGVLVFKNTLSDASLTEIVLSEKGALHEAASKLYASLHELDGKNLDVIIAERFPESGLGKSINDRLQRATFSL, encoded by the coding sequence ATGAGCATCATTTCTAAAGACATACAAAAAGCAGTACAGCTACTAACCAATGAAGAATTGGTTGCTATACCCACAGAAACCGTTTATGGATTGGCAGGAAATATTTTTAGCGAAAAAGCCATCAAAAGCATTTTTTCAACAAAAAAACGTCCGTTTTTTAACCCATTAATTGTACATATTCCTTCTGTAGCTTCTTTAGAAGGAATCGTAACACATGTTCCCGAAAAAGCAAAGTTATTAGCTGCAGCTTTTTGGCCAGGTTCTATGACCTTGGTTTTAAAAAAACACAAAAACATTCCGGATATTATTACTGCTGGTAAAGATACTGTTGCGGTTCGCGTACCAAATCACCCTGTAACATTAGAATTATTAAAACAACTTCCCTTTCCTTTAGCAGCACCAAGTGCAAACCCTTTTGGAAGCATTAGCCCAACAAAACCAGAACACGTAGAACGTTATTTTAAAAATGATATTCAACAAGTTTTAGATGGCGGTGCTTGTACAAATGGAATTGAATCTACTATTATTGGTTTTATAGATGATGAACCTATTATTTACCGATTAGGTGCATTGGCTTTAGAGGATATTGAAGCGGTTGTTGGTAAAATTTCTATAAAAAACAAAGACGACGTAAGTCCGGATGCGCCAGGCATGTTGGCAAGACATTATGCACCAACAACCCGTACTTTTTTGGTTGATGATGTTGCTAGCGAAGTAAAAAATCATTTAGGAAAAAAAATTGGTGTATTGGTTTTTAAGAATACTTTAAGTGATGCTTCTCTAACTGAAATAGTCTTATCAGAAAAAGGGGCTTTGCATGAAGCAGCCTCAAAATTATATGCTTCTTTACACGAATTAGATGGTAAAAATTTAGATGTAATTATTGCAGAACGCTTTCCTGAATCTGGTTTAGGTAAATCTATTAACGACAGGTTGCAACGTGCAACTTTTAGCCTTTAA
- a CDS encoding DUF3127 domain-containing protein, whose protein sequence is MEVIGKVKLIGDVQTFGANGFQKRELVVTTDDQYPQMIMIEFVQDKCDLLNNYKVGQDVKVAINLRGREWINPQGEAKYFNSIQGWRIESLSQGAASGNIPPADNFEPASKITDEEPDDLPF, encoded by the coding sequence ATGGAAGTTATTGGTAAAGTAAAATTAATTGGAGACGTTCAAACTTTTGGAGCTAACGGGTTTCAAAAAAGAGAATTAGTAGTTACAACAGACGATCAATATCCACAAATGATAATGATAGAGTTTGTACAAGATAAATGTGACTTGTTAAACAATTATAAAGTTGGGCAAGATGTAAAAGTTGCAATCAATTTAAGAGGTAGAGAGTGGATTAACCCACAAGGTGAAGCTAAATACTTTAACTCTATTCAAGGTTGGAGAATTGAAAGTTTATCTCAAGGTGCAGCTAGTGGTAATATACCTCCTGCAGATAATTTTGAGCCAGCATCTAAAATTACAGATGAAGAGCCAGATGATTTACCTTTCTAG
- a CDS encoding acyl-CoA thioesterase, with the protein MITDVFQLRPRYGEVDKMGYVYHANYVTYCHQARNELLRKLNLDEIKLEEHQIMLPVISFDIKYKKPAHFDELITIKTTIKEMPKVRFSFQFEIENEQNMLLCKAKSDVVFVDVQSRLPKNIPSFIENILRTKFADNMVLNK; encoded by the coding sequence ATGATTACTGATGTATTTCAATTAAGACCTCGCTACGGGGAAGTAGATAAAATGGGGTACGTATATCATGCCAATTATGTAACTTATTGCCATCAGGCACGTAATGAGTTGTTAAGAAAATTAAATTTAGATGAAATTAAGCTAGAAGAACACCAAATAATGCTGCCTGTAATTTCTTTTGATATAAAATATAAAAAACCTGCACACTTTGATGAGTTGATTACCATAAAAACCACCATTAAAGAAATGCCAAAAGTGCGTTTTAGTTTTCAATTTGAAATTGAAAACGAACAAAACATGTTGTTATGTAAGGCAAAATCAGATGTTGTTTTTGTAGATGTGCAGTCTAGATTGCCAAAGAATATACCTAGTTTTATAGAAAATATACTCAGAACCAAGTTTGCAGATAACATGGTTTTAAACAAATAG
- a CDS encoding YqaA family protein, with translation MAKKTRKKTKTHRAKLMHSYFHRTGFYLFIWESLKKAFWPIVIVVVSLILFNKYVYNINDGLHHFTQTVSRLTVLITFFISETLLGLVPPEMFIAWSKKTSEPILNLTILATLSYTGGLISYFIGKTALKIKSVKDYLEVKMAENLKNTRKWGGILILVGALLPLPFSIACIAAGMIKYPFKKVVFFGLFRFVRFAIYAWAIFQVVH, from the coding sequence ATGGCAAAGAAAACAAGAAAGAAAACGAAAACACACAGAGCTAAATTAATGCATAGCTACTTTCATAGAACAGGTTTTTACTTGTTTATATGGGAAAGTTTAAAGAAAGCATTTTGGCCAATTGTTATTGTTGTTGTGAGTTTAATTCTGTTTAATAAATATGTATATAATATTAATGATGGCTTGCATCATTTTACACAAACGGTTTCTAGACTTACCGTTTTAATAACCTTCTTTATTTCTGAAACTTTACTAGGATTGGTACCGCCAGAAATGTTTATTGCTTGGTCTAAAAAAACATCAGAACCTATTTTAAATTTAACAATTTTAGCCACTTTATCTTATACCGGTGGTTTAATTTCTTATTTTATTGGAAAAACTGCTTTAAAAATAAAGTCTGTAAAAGATTATTTAGAAGTAAAAATGGCCGAAAACTTAAAAAACACGCGTAAATGGGGTGGTATTTTAATTTTAGTTGGTGCTTTATTACCATTGCCTTTTTCTATAGCTTGTATTGCTGCAGGTATGATTAAATATCCATTTAAAAAAGTTGTCTTTTTTGGTTTATTTCGTTTTGTAAGATTTGCAATATATGCTTGGGCAATTTTTCAAGTTGTACACTAA
- the aat gene encoding leucyl/phenylalanyl-tRNA--protein transferase, which produces MIWLTDKIEFPPYEFTTNDGIIALGGDLSEERLIYAYKNGIFPWFSEGEPIVWYCPYKRMVLYPDAIKVSKSMQKLIHKNQFTITENKAFKEVIYHCKNIERNDGFGTWITDDMEQAYINLHEKGIAKSVEVWQNDKLVGGLYGLEINAIFCGESMFSKVSNASKLAFIYLAKNKEYSLIDCQIYNDHLASLGAKEIDRSLFLDILKS; this is translated from the coding sequence ATGATTTGGCTTACAGATAAAATAGAATTTCCGCCTTATGAGTTTACCACAAATGATGGAATTATAGCCTTAGGTGGAGACTTATCTGAAGAGCGATTAATTTATGCTTATAAAAACGGAATTTTTCCTTGGTTTTCTGAAGGAGAGCCTATTGTTTGGTATTGTCCTTATAAAAGAATGGTATTATATCCTGATGCAATAAAAGTGTCTAAATCGATGCAAAAATTGATTCACAAAAATCAATTTACAATAACCGAGAACAAAGCTTTTAAAGAGGTAATCTATCATTGTAAAAATATTGAAAGAAATGATGGTTTTGGAACTTGGATTACTGATGATATGGAGCAGGCTTATATTAATTTACATGAAAAAGGAATTGCAAAATCTGTAGAGGTTTGGCAGAATGATAAATTAGTTGGTGGTTTGTATGGTTTAGAGATCAATGCTATTTTTTGTGGAGAAAGTATGTTTAGTAAAGTTTCTAATGCCTCTAAATTGGCTTTTATTTATTTAGCAAAAAATAAAGAATATTCATTAATAGATTGCCAAATTTATAATGATCATTTAGCTAGTTTAGGTGCCAAGGAAATTGATAGAAGTCTTTTTTTAGATATTTTGAAGTCTTAG
- a CDS encoding sensor histidine kinase has protein sequence MKIFSNTLLFKRITIFVSLIIVSLILWNTYTFFQKFKHEERIKMEILATAQKEIASDTNLDANVDLPLKIIENNSNIPMILVNDQGAIEYFQNLDSVKALKTSYLEKQLLEMKAENEPIEVSYKGKNKQFIYYRNSDLLNRLTYYPIALILILVLFLSVIYMFYNSNKVAETNKLWTGMAKETAHQIGTPLSSLLGWIAILKMEKVDDKYVDEIEKDVSRLNTIANRFSKIGSTPELKKENVVAITKQAFDYLESRSSKQISFSFITTDDEIYTNLNTELFGWVVENLIKNAIDAMLGKGELKLNIENTSRKVKITISDTGKGMPKKLFKQIFKPGFTTKKRGWGLGLSLSKRIVSDYHKGKIFVQKSEIGKGTTFEILLDKV, from the coding sequence ATGAAAATTTTCTCTAATACTCTTTTATTTAAACGAATTACAATTTTTGTTTCGTTAATTATTGTCTCGTTAATTCTATGGAATACGTATACGTTCTTTCAAAAATTTAAACATGAAGAGCGTATTAAAATGGAAATTTTAGCAACTGCTCAAAAGGAAATAGCCAGTGACACCAACTTAGACGCAAATGTAGATTTGCCTTTAAAAATAATTGAGAACAACAGTAATATTCCAATGATTTTAGTGAATGACCAGGGAGCGATAGAATATTTTCAAAACCTTGACTCTGTAAAAGCTTTAAAAACTAGTTATTTAGAAAAACAATTGCTAGAAATGAAGGCAGAAAACGAGCCCATTGAAGTGAGTTATAAGGGGAAAAACAAACAATTTATTTACTACCGAAATTCGGATTTATTAAATAGACTTACCTACTACCCTATTGCATTAATTTTAATTCTTGTACTCTTTCTAAGTGTTATTTATATGTTTTACAACTCTAACAAAGTTGCAGAAACTAATAAACTTTGGACAGGTATGGCTAAAGAAACAGCACATCAAATAGGCACCCCTTTATCTTCTCTTTTAGGATGGATTGCCATTTTAAAAATGGAAAAAGTAGATGATAAATATGTAGACGAAATAGAAAAAGATGTTAGCAGACTAAACACCATTGCCAATCGTTTTTCTAAAATTGGTTCTACTCCAGAATTAAAAAAAGAAAATGTGGTTGCTATTACAAAGCAAGCTTTCGATTATTTAGAATCTAGAAGTTCTAAACAAATATCCTTCTCTTTTATCACTACTGATGATGAGATTTACACAAACTTAAATACCGAATTATTTGGATGGGTTGTAGAAAACCTCATTAAAAATGCCATTGACGCCATGTTAGGCAAAGGAGAACTAAAACTAAACATAGAAAATACTTCTAGAAAAGTAAAAATCACCATTTCTGACACTGGTAAAGGAATGCCTAAAAAACTATTTAAGCAAATTTTTAAACCTGGATTTACCACTAAAAAACGTGGTTGGGGCTTAGGCCTATCTCTTTCTAAACGTATTGTTTCTGATTATCACAAAGGAAAAATATTTGTCCAAAAATCTGAAATTGGAAAAGGAACTACTTTTGAAATCCTTTTAGACAAAGTATAG
- a CDS encoding DUF134 domain-containing protein encodes MPRPKKKRKVEDPPKMLGFKPFGIRFCDTEHVVMQYEEYESVKLVVYDNLSQGDAAKKMNVSRPTLTRIYNSALKKIGQGFVEGKSIIIKGGNFEFEKDWYKCKTCFKLVDGVKDTAVCGDCPSDDKNELVNLND; translated from the coding sequence ATGCCAAGACCTAAAAAGAAAAGAAAAGTTGAAGATCCACCAAAAATGCTTGGTTTTAAGCCTTTTGGGATTCGTTTTTGTGATACAGAGCATGTAGTTATGCAGTATGAGGAATATGAATCTGTTAAGTTGGTTGTTTACGACAACCTTTCACAGGGAGATGCTGCAAAAAAGATGAATGTTTCTAGACCTACATTGACTAGAATTTATAACAGTGCTTTAAAAAAAATAGGACAAGGATTTGTAGAAGGAAAATCGATAATTATTAAAGGAGGTAATTTTGAATTTGAAAAAGATTGGTACAAATGCAAAACCTGTTTTAAGTTAGTTGATGGTGTTAAAGATACTGCTGTATGTGGTGATTGCCCAAGTGATGATAAAAACGAATTAGTAAATTTAAATGATTAA
- a CDS encoding flavin reductase family protein, which produces MLSINPKDISTHKLHGYLLGAIAPRPIAFASTVDVDGNPNLSPFSFFNIFGANPPILVFSPARRVKDNTIKHTLENVVATKEVVINVVNYAMVQQMSLSSTEYPEGVNEFEKAGFTMLPSDKIKPFRVAESPVQLECKVKDIIFTGDEGGAGNLVVCEVVKVHISETVLADDGSIDQHKIDLVARAGGNYYTRAKDGFFEIPKPIASLGIGVDQIPLEIRNSTVLTGNDLGMLGNVEQLPTAEDVNNFKEEHSEFIGLETTKKHTFAKAYLKKNDVESAWKVLLLN; this is translated from the coding sequence ATGCTTTCTATCAATCCAAAAGACATTTCTACTCACAAATTACATGGTTATTTATTGGGAGCCATAGCACCAAGACCTATTGCTTTTGCAAGTACAGTTGATGTAGACGGAAATCCGAATTTATCACCATTTAGTTTTTTTAATATTTTTGGTGCAAATCCGCCAATATTAGTTTTTTCTCCCGCAAGAAGAGTAAAAGATAATACTATAAAACATACTTTAGAGAATGTAGTAGCTACCAAAGAGGTGGTTATAAATGTGGTAAATTATGCCATGGTACAACAAATGTCTTTAAGTTCTACAGAATATCCAGAAGGGGTAAATGAGTTTGAAAAAGCAGGGTTTACGATGTTGCCTTCGGATAAAATAAAACCATTTAGAGTAGCAGAATCTCCAGTACAATTAGAATGTAAAGTAAAGGATATTATTTTTACAGGTGATGAAGGTGGTGCAGGGAATTTAGTAGTTTGCGAGGTTGTAAAAGTACATATTTCAGAAACTGTTTTAGCTGATGATGGTAGCATAGATCAACATAAAATTGATTTAGTAGCTAGAGCAGGTGGTAATTACTACACAAGAGCCAAAGATGGTTTTTTTGAAATACCAAAACCAATAGCTTCTTTAGGGATTGGAGTAGATCAAATTCCTTTAGAAATTAGAAATAGTACTGTTTTAACAGGTAATGATTTAGGGATGCTTGGTAATGTAGAACAATTACCAACAGCAGAGGATGTTAATAACTTTAAGGAAGAACATTCTGAATTTATTGGATTAGAAACCACAAAAAAACATACATTTGCGAAAGCGTATTTAAAAAAGAATGATGTAGAAAGTGCTTGGAAAGTACTTTTATTAAATTAG
- the ribA gene encoding GTP cyclohydrolase II: MTHKETTIVQGERVQLPTKYGHFELIPFQEKETGLEHMALIKGVFTKNKPVLTRIHSACATGDLFGSLRCDCGDQLMEAMKMIEQNGVGVIVYLQQEGRGIGLMNKMKAYKLQELGRNTIEANLELGFAADERNYQIGADILNALGVQKVKLLTNNPDKIVGLEEIGIQVVKRVPLIIPSNVFNKFYLDTKELQMGHQLSSGKLEKTSNDY; the protein is encoded by the coding sequence ATGACGCATAAAGAAACTACAATTGTACAAGGAGAAAGGGTGCAGCTGCCTACTAAATATGGGCATTTTGAATTGATTCCGTTTCAAGAAAAAGAAACAGGGTTAGAACACATGGCGCTTATAAAAGGAGTATTTACTAAAAATAAACCTGTTTTAACTCGTATTCATTCTGCTTGCGCTACGGGAGATTTGTTTGGTTCTTTAAGGTGTGATTGTGGAGATCAATTAATGGAGGCCATGAAAATGATTGAGCAAAATGGCGTTGGTGTAATTGTGTATTTGCAACAAGAAGGCAGGGGAATTGGTTTAATGAATAAGATGAAAGCTTATAAATTACAAGAATTAGGTAGAAACACTATAGAAGCAAACTTAGAATTGGGGTTTGCTGCCGATGAAAGAAATTATCAAATAGGTGCCGATATTCTTAATGCTCTTGGTGTGCAGAAAGTCAAATTGTTAACTAATAATCCAGATAAAATTGTTGGTTTAGAAGAAATTGGTATTCAGGTTGTAAAACGTGTGCCGTTAATTATCCCTTCAAATGTATTTAATAAATTTTATTTAGATACTAAAGAGCTTCAGATGGGGCATCAACTTAGTTCTGGTAAATTAGAAAAAACAAGTAATGATTACTGA
- a CDS encoding DUF1456 family protein: protein MGLTNNDILKKLRVAHKLRDTDIVEICALVDFKVSKAELGALFRSEDHPKYMECQDQILRNFLNGLVIHLRGPMPKKGEKK, encoded by the coding sequence ATGGGATTAACAAATAATGATATTTTAAAAAAACTACGTGTAGCTCATAAATTACGAGATACAGATATTGTAGAAATTTGTGCTTTAGTAGACTTTAAAGTAAGTAAAGCAGAATTAGGTGCTTTATTTAGAAGTGAAGACCATCCAAAATATATGGAATGTCAAGATCAAATTTTACGTAATTTTCTAAACGGATTGGTTATTCATTTACGTGGGCCAATGCCTAAAAAAGGAGAAAAAAAATAA